A DNA window from Pseudorasbora parva isolate DD20220531a chromosome 5, ASM2467924v1, whole genome shotgun sequence contains the following coding sequences:
- the wdr3 gene encoding WD repeat-containing protein 3 yields MGLTKQYLRYVASAVFGVIGNQKANIAFVTLRGGEKGRYVAVGACEHVFIWDVRKAEKVLILEGKKHEVTYLCPSPDGVHIAVGYEDGGVRIFSLLNGESNISFSGHKSAVSVIKYDALGARLVTGSKDTDVILWDVINECGLYRLKGHKDAITQVLFLENKNLLITSSKDSFVKWWDLDTQHCFKTMVGHRSEVWGMVLLNQENRLLTGSADSELRAWDIQCIEEGKELGEPQEKKVRTLMDEEEDEEGLNEEPEERILSCKKAGSVLRDARDRVVSLVTDAKAKVLVCHGLDATLEVFTVLSEEEIQKKMDRLLKNAKKKAKSRKTEDVSEPVVERKLSHEIQKLANIKASSKIRSVDCLRAPNGEMKIVLLLQNNTLETYTLKTTEKNPTATKTSQLTLSGHRTDVRTLAFSSDNIAILSASGETIKVWNRSTLQVIRTMGCEYALCSIFVPGDRQIILGTKSGNIQIFDLASGSLLETTDAHDGALWSMCLSPDQRGIVTGGADKTVKFWDFELIKDQDSGKNKRLTVKHTRTLQLDEDVLCVRYSPDQRLLAVSLLDCTVKIFYTDTLKFFLSLYGHKLPVLCLDISHDSALIATGSADRNVKIWGLDFGDCHRSMFAHDDSVMFLQFVPKTHLFFTAGKDRRIKQWDADKFEHIQTLEGHHREVWCLAISPNGDHIVSSSHDKSLRLWERTREPIILEEEKEMEREAEFEESLAKGGEPVVPGETKGEAEPAGKKTIETVKAAERIMEAIELYREESKKLEEHRATCEAEGKELPPPTMNPILVAFGNISPSRYVLEVMKKVRSSELEVSLLVLPFPYVPDLLQLFNGYVQQGLEVELVCRCLFFLLRVHFGQITSNQMLLSVIDELRTNTISKVREIRDVLGFNSAGLQFLQREIESKEDVMFFADATDRFVEKKRKRRKRERAVLTIT; encoded by the exons ATGGGTTTAACAAAGCAGTACCTGCGCTATGTGGCAAGTGCTGTATTCGGGGTGATTGGCAATCAGAAGGCCAACATCGCGTTTGTGACCCTCAGGGGTGGTGAGAAGGGTCGATATGTCGCTGTGGGAGCCTGTGAACATGTCTTCATATGGGATGTCCGCAAAGCTGAGAag GTTCTTATACTTGAAGGTAAAAAGCATGAGGTGACGTACCTGTGTCCCTCTCCTGATGGTGTCCACATAGCGGTGGGTTATGAAGATGGAGGTGTACGCATCTTTAGTCTACTTAACGGTGAAAGCAACATCTCCTTCAGTGGACACAAATCCGCTGTCTCAGTCATTAAATATGATGCACTGGGCGCTCGTCTTGTCACTGGCTCAAAA GACACAGACGTGATTCTGTGGGATGTCATCAATGAGTGTGGTCTGTACAGGCTCAAAGGACACAAAGATGCAATCACACAAGTTTTGTTCTTGGAGAACAAAAACCTGCTGATTACAAG CTCCAAGGACAGTTTTGTAAAGTGGTGGGACTTGGACACACAGCATTGTTTCAAGACCATGGTGGGACATCGCAGTGag GTATGGGGAATGGTCCTGTTGAATCAGGAGAATAGGTTGCTTACAGGGTCTGCTGACAGTGAGCTCAGAGCCTGGGACATTCAGTGCATCGAGGAG GGTAAAGAATTGGGGGAACCTCAGGAAAAGAAAGTCAGAACTCTGATGGATGAGGAGGAAGATGAGGAAGGACTCAATGAAGAGCCAGAAGAA CGGATACTCAGCTGTAAGAAAGCTGGTTCTGTTCTGAGGGATGCCAGAGACAGGGTTGTATCATTGGTTACAGATGCTAAGGCTAAAGTGCTAGTGTGCCAT GGTCTGGATGCTACGCTTGAAGTCTTTACTGTACTATCAGAGGAGGAGATCCAGAAAAAAATGGACAGATTACTAAAGAATGCCAAGAAAAAAGCAAA GTCTCGAAAAACAGAGGATGTATCTGAGCCTGTGGTGGAGAGAAAGTTGAGTCATGAGATCCAGAAACTTGCTAACATAAAAGCTTCATCCAAGATCAG ATCAGTGGACTGCCTTAGAGCTCCTAATGGAGAGATGAAGATTGTtcttcttctgcagaataaCACATTGGAGACATATACGCTGAAGACCACAGAGAAGAATCCTACTGCCACTAAAACTTCTCAGCTCACACTGAGTGGTCATCGTACAGATGTCAGAACGCTGGCCTTCAGCTCAGATAATATAGCCATCCTCTCCGCCTCTGGAGAGACCATCAAAGTCTGGAACAG ATCCACCTTGCAGGTCATTCGTACCATGGGATGTGAATATGCTCTCTGTTCGATATTTGTTCCTGGAGACAGACAGATTATTTTAGGAACAAAG AGTGGGAATATTCAGATTTTCGATCTGGCTTCAGGAAGCCTGTTAGAGACGACTGATGCACATGATGGAGCTCTTTGGTCCATGTGTCTCTCTCCAGACCAG AGAGGGATTGTAACTGGGGGTGCTGACAAGACTGTGAAGTTCTGGGACTTTGAGCTCATAAAGGATCAGGACTCTGGAAAGAACAA GAGACTGACAGTAAAACATACACGCACCCTACAGTTAGATGAAGACGTGTTGTGTGTGCGCTACAGTCCGGACCAGAGACTGCTGGCTGTCTCGCTTCTCGACTGTACAGTCAAGATCTTTTACACAGACACACTAAAG TTCTTCCTGTCGCTATATGGACACAAGTTGCCCGTTCTGTGCCTGGATATTTCACAT GACAGCGCTTTAATAGCCACAGGCTCAGCAGACAGAAACGTGAAGATCTGGGGTTTGGATTTCGGAGACTGTCATCGCTCTATGTTTGCACATGACGACAG TGTCATGTTTCTTCAGTTTGTCCCTAAAACCCATCTGTTCTTCACCGCGGGAAAGGACAGAAGGATCAAGCAGTGGGACGCTGACAAGTTTGAGCACATCCAGACATTGGAG GGTCATCATCGTGAGGTCTGGTGCTTGGCCATCAGCCCCAATGGAGACCACATTGTCTCCTCATCTCATGATAAGTCCCTCAGGCTGTGGGAGAGAACGAGGGAGCCCATCATCCTagaggaggagaaggaaatg GAGAGGGAAGCAGAATTTGAGGAGTCGTTGGCTAAAGGTGGTGAACCCGTG GTTCCTGGAGAGACCAAAGGAGAGGCAGAGCCTGCTGGGAAGAAGACCATTGAGACAGTGAAAGCT GCCGAGCGAATAATGGAGGCCATTGAGCTCTATAGAGAGGAAAGTAAAAAGCTAGAGGAGCACAGAGCCACTTGTGAAGCAGAGGGGAAGGAg ttaCCACCCCCTACAATGAACCCCATCCTTGTGGCTTTTGGAAATatctct CCCTCTCGATATGTTCTGGAGGTGATGAAGAAAGTTCGGTCCAG TGAGCTGGAGGTGTCTCTACTGGTGCTGCCGTTTCCCTATGTCCCGGATCTGCTGCAGCTCTTCAATGGTTATGTACAGCAGGGCCTGGAGGTGGAGCTAGTGTGCCGCTGCCTCTTCTTCCTGCTCAG AGTCCATTTTGGTCAGATTACCAGTAATCAGATGCTTCTGTCAGTCATTGATGAGTTACGGACCAACACGATCTCTAAAGTGCGAGAGATCAGG GATGTCCTGGGTTTTAACAGTGCTGGTCTTCAGTTCCTGCAGCGTGAGATCGAGAGCAAAGAGGACGTGATGTTCTTTGCTGATGCGACAGACCGTTTTgtagagaaaaagagaaagaggaGAAAACGTGAAAGAGCTGTTCTTACAATCAcataa